A section of the Prevotella melaninogenica genome encodes:
- a CDS encoding TonB-dependent receptor plug domain-containing protein, with amino-acid sequence MNKIIYLAGLTLLSVLPATAQETAVDTTATMKDQTLDNVTVTTRRASVRSLAGAINGKDILRDELFKAACCNLGESFVNNASVDVNYSDATTGAKQIKLLGLSGTYVQMLTENLPNFRGAALPYGLGYVPGSWMKSMQVSKGNTSVKNGYEAMTGQINVEYVKPEDPTGMSVNLYGSTMGKFEANADGNIHINGNKNLSTEILAHFENNWRHHDGNSDGFQDAPKVRQYNLQNRWFWKQGDYILHAGLSLLKEDRVSGQTPHAAATNPYRIDIGTDRYEAYMKHAFVLNKEHATNIALMGNVSMHKQQAQYGIKQYDVNEKNAYASLMFETNFTDKHNLSAGLSLNHDYLHQSLTLPATAVPSDYGNIYPLTRGIESETTPGAYVQYTYNLHSRFIAMAGLRIDHSNVYGTFFTPRFHLKWVPADFLTLRLSAGKGYRSPHALAENNYLMASGRRFIIDKLDQEAAWNYGASLNFNIPIGSKLLKINTDYYYTHFLSQMLIDYDSNPEELHITNLNGKSFSHTFQIDASYPLFKGFELTAAYRYNLVKATYGGQLRWKPLQSRYKGLLTLSYKTPLGLWQFDATAALNGGGRMPESYALPSGERSWSGSYKAYGQLSGQVTRYFRHFSLYIGGENLTNYKQKNPIIGYQNPWANGFEPTMTYGPIEGAMAYVGIRLNLGKRQ; translated from the coding sequence ATGAATAAAATCATATATTTAGCAGGACTGACCTTGCTGTCTGTCCTACCTGCTACCGCACAGGAAACTGCTGTCGACACGACCGCAACCATGAAAGATCAGACATTGGATAACGTGACCGTTACAACACGAAGAGCCTCTGTGCGCTCGTTGGCTGGAGCCATCAACGGCAAAGACATCCTACGTGACGAACTCTTCAAGGCTGCTTGCTGTAACCTTGGTGAGAGCTTTGTCAACAATGCTTCGGTAGATGTAAACTACTCAGATGCGACAACGGGAGCCAAACAAATCAAACTCCTTGGTCTTAGTGGTACGTATGTTCAGATGCTGACCGAGAACCTTCCTAACTTTCGTGGTGCTGCCCTCCCTTACGGTTTAGGCTATGTTCCAGGCAGTTGGATGAAGAGTATGCAGGTGAGTAAGGGTAATACATCCGTCAAGAATGGCTACGAAGCGATGACAGGTCAGATTAATGTAGAATACGTTAAACCTGAAGATCCAACAGGAATGAGTGTCAACCTCTATGGCAGTACGATGGGTAAATTCGAGGCAAATGCGGATGGTAACATTCATATCAATGGCAACAAGAACCTCAGTACGGAAATTCTTGCTCACTTTGAGAACAACTGGCGACACCATGATGGCAATAGCGACGGCTTCCAAGATGCCCCAAAGGTGAGACAATACAACCTGCAGAACCGTTGGTTTTGGAAGCAGGGCGATTATATCTTACATGCTGGTTTGTCGCTGTTGAAGGAAGACCGCGTGAGTGGTCAGACTCCTCATGCTGCTGCAACGAATCCTTATCGCATTGATATCGGCACCGACCGCTACGAGGCTTATATGAAACATGCCTTTGTTCTCAATAAGGAACACGCCACAAACATCGCTTTGATGGGTAATGTATCTATGCACAAGCAGCAGGCGCAATATGGTATTAAGCAGTATGATGTCAACGAGAAGAATGCTTATGCATCACTTATGTTTGAGACAAACTTCACCGATAAGCACAATCTCTCTGCTGGTTTGAGCCTCAACCACGATTATTTGCATCAGAGTCTGACACTCCCAGCAACGGCTGTACCTTCTGATTACGGTAATATCTACCCGCTCACGCGTGGCATTGAGAGTGAGACGACACCGGGCGCATACGTTCAGTACACCTATAATCTGCATAGTCGATTCATCGCTATGGCAGGATTGCGCATCGACCATAGCAACGTCTATGGCACCTTCTTCACTCCTCGCTTCCACTTGAAATGGGTGCCAGCTGACTTCCTGACCCTCCGCCTCTCGGCAGGTAAGGGCTATCGCAGTCCGCACGCATTAGCTGAGAACAACTACCTAATGGCTTCGGGCCGTCGATTCATCATCGACAAGCTCGATCAAGAGGCTGCATGGAACTATGGTGCGAGTCTTAACTTCAACATTCCAATAGGAAGTAAGCTACTGAAAATCAATACTGATTACTATTACACGCACTTCCTTTCACAGATGTTGATTGACTATGATAGCAACCCAGAGGAGCTGCATATCACTAATCTCAATGGTAAAAGCTTCTCGCACACCTTCCAAATCGATGCTTCCTACCCTCTTTTCAAGGGCTTTGAACTGACGGCAGCCTACCGATACAACCTCGTGAAGGCTACTTACGGTGGTCAGCTGAGATGGAAACCATTGCAGAGTCGTTACAAAGGACTCTTAACACTCAGCTATAAAACGCCTTTAGGACTCTGGCAGTTTGATGCTACTGCAGCCTTGAACGGAGGCGGCAGAATGCCTGAAAGCTATGCACTGCCATCGGGCGAACGCTCATGGTCGGGCAGCTATAAGGCTTACGGACAGCTTAGCGGGCAGGTGACACGCTACTTCCGCCACTTCTCTCTTTACATTGGTGGGGAAAACCTTACCAATTACAAGCAGAAGAACCCTATCATCGGCTATCAAAATCCGTGGGCTAACGGCTTCGAACCAACAATGACCTATGGTCCTATTGAGGGCGCAATGGCATACGTTGGTATCCGTCTGAACCTCGGTAAACGACAGTAA
- a CDS encoding bifunctional riboflavin kinase/FAD synthetase, with the protein MNTIYIKQGDTHELVEQVATIGFFDGVHRGHQFLISRVIDEAERSGMASAVITFDRHPRQVLQADYQPQLLSTLDEKLLLLSKTRIDNSFVLNFDASLAALSAHDFMQEVLCKQLNVKKLIIGYDNRFGHNRSETFEDYVQYGKEMGIEVIRADAFLPNDEKVSSSIIRNYLREGKIEAANRLLGYDYTIESRIVNGYQNGRKMGFPTANLDVNSCQQLLPASGVYAVLVRLKDSVGWKRGMMNIGHRPTFNGTTTSMEVNLFNFTGNLYGQELLVSFISKIRDEHKFDSLEALAQQLKQDKDNINRLFDEAYNIQENIINTP; encoded by the coding sequence TTGAATACAATATATATCAAGCAGGGAGATACGCATGAACTGGTGGAACAGGTTGCAACTATCGGGTTCTTTGATGGGGTGCATCGTGGACATCAGTTCTTGATTAGTCGTGTCATTGATGAGGCTGAACGGTCGGGGATGGCGTCGGCAGTCATTACCTTCGACCGACATCCACGTCAGGTGCTGCAGGCTGACTATCAGCCACAACTGTTGTCAACACTTGATGAGAAACTGCTGTTGCTTTCTAAGACACGTATTGACAATAGTTTCGTGTTGAATTTTGATGCTTCGCTGGCTGCGCTCTCAGCCCATGACTTCATGCAAGAGGTGTTGTGTAAGCAGTTGAACGTAAAGAAACTCATCATTGGTTATGATAACCGCTTCGGACACAACCGCTCTGAGACTTTTGAAGACTATGTTCAGTATGGCAAGGAGATGGGTATTGAGGTCATTCGTGCCGATGCCTTCCTGCCAAATGACGAGAAGGTGAGTTCGTCGATTATCAGGAATTATCTGCGTGAGGGCAAGATAGAGGCAGCCAATCGACTTTTGGGCTATGACTATACGATTGAGAGTCGGATTGTCAACGGCTATCAGAATGGGCGCAAGATGGGTTTCCCAACAGCCAATCTCGATGTGAACAGCTGTCAGCAGCTGCTCCCTGCATCTGGCGTCTATGCCGTTTTGGTTCGCTTGAAGGACTCTGTTGGATGGAAGCGAGGGATGATGAACATTGGGCATCGGCCTACTTTCAATGGCACAACCACCTCCATGGAGGTGAATCTTTTTAATTTCACAGGCAATCTCTATGGGCAGGAACTCCTTGTAAGCTTCATTAGTAAGATAAGAGACGAGCATAAGTTCGATTCTTTAGAAGCCTTAGCGCAACAGCTGAAGCAAGACAAGGACAATATCAACCGCTTGTTTGATGAGGCTTATAACATACAAGAGAATATTATTAATACACCCTAA
- a CDS encoding class I SAM-dependent methyltransferase has protein sequence MVEKRMNMEQGHWVLAKLGKKVLRPGGQELTHEMLKAMNITSNDDVIEFAPGLGYTAKLALSHQPHSYVAVELNAEAAKRVENNVQNDKMQIVIGNASETGLPANSASKVYGEAMLTMQSKPQKQAIIAEAARLLRPGGLYGIHEIGIYPDNTSQEVRKEIESDLAKGIKTNVRPLTLVEWKDILEDNGFDISYVESRPMHLLEQARMIADEGFWNFIRIVFRMLKNSHARKRVLEMRRIFRKHGNHINAICIVARKR, from the coding sequence ATGGTAGAGAAACGCATGAACATGGAACAAGGTCACTGGGTACTAGCAAAATTAGGTAAGAAAGTGTTGCGACCAGGTGGCCAAGAGTTAACTCACGAAATGCTAAAAGCAATGAACATCACTTCAAATGATGATGTAATAGAGTTCGCTCCGGGCTTAGGTTACACCGCAAAGCTTGCTCTTTCTCATCAACCTCATAGCTATGTGGCAGTAGAACTTAATGCAGAAGCAGCCAAACGAGTTGAAAATAACGTGCAAAACGATAAAATGCAGATCGTAATAGGAAACGCTTCAGAAACAGGTTTACCTGCAAATAGCGCCTCAAAGGTGTATGGAGAAGCCATGTTAACAATGCAAAGTAAACCACAAAAGCAAGCTATTATAGCCGAAGCAGCACGTTTATTGCGTCCAGGAGGGCTTTATGGCATTCATGAAATAGGTATATATCCCGACAATACATCACAAGAAGTGCGCAAAGAGATAGAGAGTGATCTTGCAAAAGGAATCAAAACCAATGTTCGTCCCTTAACTCTTGTAGAGTGGAAGGACATCTTAGAGGACAATGGTTTCGACATTTCGTATGTCGAAAGCAGACCAATGCACTTGTTAGAGCAGGCTCGTATGATTGCAGATGAAGGCTTTTGGAATTTCATTCGCATTGTATTTAGAATGTTAAAGAATAGCCATGCTCGTAAAAGAGTATTAGAAATGCGACGCATTTTCCGTAAACATGGCAACCACATCAATGCTATTTGCATTGTAGCACGTAAGCGATAG
- a CDS encoding CPBP family intramembrane glutamic endopeptidase: protein MNSKNALSATLYVILFVSLFILIQSLSFEGGKQLVSLLGGVGAADGDYLTKNGEILAITAVISSLATFILFISTKWAPVSGNYLKTRPWGVLTWSALIALGSILPMEFLAEKINLTMPEGTEEMFKSIMKVSWGYVALGIMVPIAEEIVFRGAIQRVLQNALGERNRWIAIVVSALIFGIIHFNLAQGLHAFLVGLLLGWLYSKTGSILPGFVFHWVNNTVAYLMFNLMPQMNDGKLIDFFHGNDRMMYGGLFFSLCIFVPALFQLWVRMSKGKK, encoded by the coding sequence ATGAACAGTAAAAACGCTTTGAGCGCAACGCTCTATGTCATCTTATTTGTTTCACTTTTCATCTTGATACAAAGTCTTTCTTTCGAGGGAGGTAAGCAGCTTGTAAGTCTACTTGGAGGGGTAGGGGCTGCTGATGGTGACTATCTGACGAAAAATGGTGAGATTCTTGCAATAACAGCAGTCATCAGTAGTCTTGCAACCTTTATCCTCTTCATCAGTACAAAGTGGGCACCCGTATCTGGCAACTATTTGAAGACGCGTCCTTGGGGAGTACTCACGTGGTCAGCCCTCATAGCTTTAGGTTCGATACTCCCTATGGAATTCCTTGCCGAGAAGATTAACCTAACGATGCCAGAGGGAACAGAAGAGATGTTTAAAAGTATCATGAAGGTGTCTTGGGGTTATGTCGCCTTGGGAATCATGGTGCCAATAGCCGAAGAGATAGTCTTCCGTGGAGCTATTCAACGTGTACTACAAAACGCATTAGGCGAGCGAAATCGATGGATAGCCATTGTCGTTTCAGCCCTCATCTTCGGTATTATCCATTTCAATTTAGCACAAGGTTTACACGCCTTTTTGGTAGGTCTGCTATTGGGTTGGCTCTATTCGAAAACGGGTAGTATTCTGCCGGGCTTCGTATTTCATTGGGTGAATAATACGGTGGCTTATCTTATGTTCAACCTCATGCCACAGATGAACGACGGAAAACTCATCGACTTCTTCCACGGCAACGACCGCATGATGTACGGAGGTCTGTTCTTCTCGCTCTGCATCTTTGTTCCTGCACTGTTCCAGTTGTGGGTAAGGATGTCAAAGGGGAAGAAATAA
- a CDS encoding TonB-dependent receptor family protein: protein MKNYLLNLHKAIFAFLSLICSFVAVHAQQKSNLNDTVILLEEVSVKPKFSLTSPDMMQALAYQRRIAGSTSLVEIRPDNQRIATIKDALKMQPGVMIQEFFGSNDQPRLNIRGSGIQSNPQRRGVYLLQDGIPVNFSDGSYVVGIMDAMTARYVEVFKGANALRFGAGTLGGALNFVSRTAQTDSTTSVKLEGGSYGTIGLTFTTGKRMGAWDMFVASTYNAQKGYRIYNENNRLTASINVGWKNQKHTIENRTFMHFTHLYFQMPGPLTLDQLLTNPKQVSVGVDLPFSMGPNILRDKPHRNVDMFRISNQTGIVLNAKSNLLASVYYQYADDRFAFPITISIPHSFNNDLGATLYYNYSTSKLQLSAGALASLGWMNRRHYINKDGKESFMFAWDKLHSANFTAFIEADYALNKQLHVVLDVHGVHNIRNSKDVFSDPTLRPWYSHMSRKYRYFYSENSTLNQQFTAFNPRIGVVYNPIQQKDIQLFANISNSYEPPTFDELVGTEVTSNINTSPKKLFSIALKKQTATTFEVGSKGRLTQLSWNVAFYNSWVTNEILEIKDYVRGLKRTENYPKTLHQGLEVGLQVASKPHVLGHNIGSFTLGAVYNYSRFIFKGGKYDGKYLAGVPQHYINSSLDYQHSCGFNGSISLELKPGNTPIDHTNTMFQPAYHVWNARLGYQFNSKWHIYVEMKNIANKRYSSSYVISDEIHNPAIPFPNFTAKQLTFFIPGQPRSVFAGLTWRW from the coding sequence ATGAAGAATTATCTCTTGAACTTACATAAAGCAATATTTGCCTTTTTAAGTCTTATCTGTTCTTTTGTTGCAGTGCATGCTCAACAAAAAAGCAATTTAAACGACACCGTTATATTATTGGAAGAAGTGTCGGTTAAGCCCAAATTCAGTCTTACTTCACCCGATATGATGCAGGCTTTAGCCTATCAAAGGCGCATTGCAGGCAGCACATCTCTTGTAGAAATACGCCCAGATAATCAGCGAATAGCCACGATAAAAGATGCCTTAAAGATGCAACCAGGCGTTATGATACAAGAATTCTTTGGCTCAAACGATCAGCCCCGCTTAAATATTAGGGGCTCAGGAATACAGAGTAATCCTCAAAGACGAGGTGTTTATCTGCTTCAAGATGGTATTCCTGTGAACTTTTCAGATGGCTCTTATGTGGTAGGTATAATGGATGCGATGACCGCTCGCTATGTAGAAGTATTTAAAGGAGCGAATGCTTTGCGGTTTGGAGCAGGCACATTGGGTGGCGCATTGAACTTTGTTAGTAGAACAGCGCAAACAGATAGCACCACAAGTGTAAAGCTCGAAGGAGGCTCTTACGGCACAATAGGCTTAACATTCACCACAGGAAAGCGTATGGGTGCATGGGATATGTTTGTTGCTTCTACCTATAATGCTCAAAAAGGATACCGTATTTATAACGAAAACAATCGTCTAACCGCTTCTATTAACGTAGGGTGGAAAAACCAAAAGCACACTATCGAGAACCGAACCTTTATGCATTTCACACATCTTTACTTTCAAATGCCAGGTCCATTAACCCTCGATCAGCTTTTAACCAACCCCAAACAAGTGAGCGTAGGCGTTGACCTTCCCTTCTCAATGGGTCCTAATATCTTGAGAGATAAGCCTCATCGCAATGTCGATATGTTTCGAATTTCCAATCAAACAGGTATTGTTCTCAATGCAAAAAGCAATCTTTTAGCATCGGTCTACTATCAATATGCCGACGATAGGTTTGCCTTTCCCATCACCATCTCAATACCTCATTCTTTTAATAACGATCTTGGTGCAACCCTTTATTATAACTATTCCACCTCAAAACTACAGCTTTCGGCAGGCGCTTTAGCCTCTTTAGGTTGGATGAATCGACGCCATTACATCAACAAAGATGGTAAAGAGTCGTTTATGTTTGCATGGGATAAGTTACATTCTGCCAACTTTACCGCCTTTATTGAAGCCGATTATGCCTTGAATAAACAGCTACATGTGGTGTTAGATGTGCATGGAGTGCATAATATTCGCAATAGTAAAGACGTGTTTAGTGATCCAACTCTTCGCCCATGGTACAGCCATATGTCGAGAAAATATCGCTATTTCTATTCAGAAAACAGTACACTAAATCAGCAATTCACTGCCTTTAATCCTCGAATAGGTGTGGTTTACAATCCTATTCAACAAAAAGATATCCAGCTATTTGCCAATATTAGTAATAGTTATGAGCCTCCAACGTTCGACGAATTGGTAGGAACAGAGGTGACATCGAATATCAATACCAGTCCAAAGAAACTCTTTTCTATCGCTTTAAAGAAACAAACAGCCACCACATTTGAGGTTGGTAGCAAGGGACGTTTAACGCAATTGTCTTGGAATGTGGCTTTTTATAATTCGTGGGTAACCAACGAAATACTCGAAATAAAAGACTATGTGCGAGGCTTAAAGCGTACAGAAAACTACCCAAAGACCCTTCATCAGGGCTTAGAAGTAGGGCTTCAGGTGGCAAGTAAGCCCCATGTTTTAGGGCATAATATCGGTAGTTTCACCTTAGGAGCAGTGTATAATTATAGTCGTTTCATCTTTAAAGGTGGCAAATATGATGGAAAGTATCTAGCAGGAGTTCCACAACATTACATCAATAGCTCGCTCGATTATCAACATTCTTGTGGTTTTAATGGTTCTATATCATTAGAACTGAAACCAGGAAACACTCCAATCGACCACACAAACACCATGTTTCAGCCTGCTTATCATGTGTGGAACGCCCGTTTGGGCTATCAGTTCAACTCAAAATGGCATATCTATGTCGAGATGAAAAATATCGCAAATAAACGCTATTCATCAAGTTATGTCATCAGTGATGAGATACATAACCCCGCAATACCATTCCCAAACTTCACCGCAAAGCAACTAACTTTCTTCATTCCAGGGCAACCTCGAAGTGTATTTGCAGGCTTAACGTGGCGTTGGTAG
- a CDS encoding heavy-metal-associated domain-containing protein, whose translation MKKAIFTMLMLMVAMIATAKDIKTVIFTTTPQMHCANCENTIKGNLRFEKGVKEIKTSVEEQKVYVTYDAQKTNEEKLQKAFEKFGYKAEKTTKEAKIPVHENEECENM comes from the coding sequence ATGAAAAAAGCTATTTTCACAATGCTGATGCTCATGGTAGCCATGATTGCAACAGCCAAAGACATCAAAACAGTTATCTTCACCACTACTCCACAGATGCACTGTGCTAACTGTGAGAACACTATCAAGGGTAACCTTCGCTTTGAAAAGGGTGTGAAGGAGATTAAGACAAGTGTTGAAGAACAGAAGGTATATGTAACCTACGATGCCCAAAAGACCAATGAAGAAAAGCTTCAGAAGGCTTTTGAGAAGTTTGGTTATAAGGCAGAAAAGACTACAAAGGAGGCAAAAATCCCTGTTCATGAGAACGAGGAGTGCGAGAATATGTAA
- a CDS encoding GH25 family lysozyme: MFNYRPSRRTLYVGGGILLVLLLIYIVFRCLPPSQEEVDKSAVTIRQEAYYTLEADGKPFAYFADYTDSAFVGGSVNKDSIHTRSITQRGYWVNRLPVVPSCHGRILIRWDYKPSTIVNLRGKGVQNVVRQTIAQMDSELDGLQTKRNEMGYYLRVHSVQDYGYNKIAEYHTEVVHQMDSLRRMIKVLDSLSTSSAQLRIRQQNRYAIQPSSKKGKPTYCNRLEIDKENNCVLLQTESKRTPIRLITRLQKGGAIDALNAYYKTHVATIGSLAKGIRIAGGRYEGESQKGIPNGYGKLYGDDGSFYDGHWKDGKRDGFGIYVAPHEYLQVGEWKADVFKGERLTYTADRIYGIDLSRHQHEQNNKVYNIYWDKLRITDLGTLSTKTIKGKVDYPVSFAYVKSTEGCTVLNAYYEADYKAARAHGIRTGTYHFFSTTSAGAAQAEYFLKCSKFNKGDLPPVLDVEPTDAQIVAMGGAEVMFRNIRAWMSRVQKQTGKRPILYISQMFANTYMPLAPDLGDNYHVWIARYGEYKPNFKLAYWQLSPDGKVRGIRGDVDINVFNGYRNQYEDFLKRHCF, translated from the coding sequence ATGTTCAACTACCGCCCTTCAAGGCGAACCCTGTATGTAGGAGGAGGCATTTTGCTTGTCCTTCTACTCATATATATTGTCTTTCGTTGTCTACCCCCTTCGCAAGAGGAGGTAGATAAGAGTGCTGTGACCATTCGTCAGGAGGCGTATTACACCTTAGAGGCTGATGGTAAGCCCTTTGCATACTTTGCCGATTATACCGACTCAGCCTTTGTGGGTGGCTCCGTCAATAAGGATTCAATTCATACACGCAGTATCACGCAGCGCGGTTATTGGGTGAATCGATTGCCCGTTGTGCCTTCTTGTCATGGACGTATTCTCATTCGGTGGGATTATAAACCGTCTACAATCGTCAATCTAAGGGGTAAAGGCGTGCAAAACGTTGTTCGTCAGACGATTGCTCAGATGGATTCGGAGTTGGATGGACTGCAAACGAAGCGCAACGAGATGGGCTATTATCTTCGTGTACACAGTGTTCAGGATTACGGATATAATAAGATTGCGGAGTATCATACCGAGGTGGTGCATCAGATGGATTCGCTTCGTCGGATGATAAAGGTGTTGGATTCGCTTTCAACTTCTTCTGCTCAGCTGCGTATCCGACAGCAGAATCGCTATGCTATTCAGCCCTCTTCTAAGAAGGGAAAGCCTACTTATTGCAACCGCTTGGAGATAGATAAAGAGAATAATTGCGTACTCCTGCAAACCGAAAGCAAAAGAACTCCTATTCGTTTGATTACTCGTTTGCAAAAGGGTGGGGCGATAGACGCACTGAACGCATATTATAAAACCCACGTGGCAACTATCGGCAGCCTTGCAAAGGGTATTCGTATTGCTGGTGGACGATATGAGGGTGAGAGCCAGAAGGGCATTCCGAATGGTTATGGTAAGCTCTATGGCGACGATGGTAGTTTCTATGACGGACATTGGAAGGACGGCAAACGCGACGGATTTGGTATCTATGTCGCACCACACGAGTATCTTCAAGTGGGCGAATGGAAGGCGGATGTATTCAAAGGTGAACGCCTTACCTACACCGCTGACCGCATCTATGGCATCGACCTCTCACGTCATCAGCATGAGCAGAACAATAAGGTCTATAACATCTATTGGGATAAACTGCGCATCACCGACCTCGGTACGCTGAGTACGAAGACTATAAAGGGTAAGGTGGACTATCCCGTTTCCTTCGCATACGTGAAGTCTACGGAGGGTTGTACGGTGCTGAATGCTTATTATGAAGCTGATTATAAGGCGGCACGTGCGCATGGTATTCGAACAGGTACCTATCATTTCTTTTCGACTACATCAGCAGGAGCAGCGCAGGCGGAGTATTTCCTTAAATGTAGTAAGTTTAATAAGGGCGACCTACCCCCAGTATTAGACGTTGAGCCAACCGATGCACAGATTGTTGCGATGGGTGGAGCAGAGGTGATGTTCCGCAATATTCGTGCGTGGATGAGCCGTGTGCAGAAGCAAACGGGTAAGCGTCCAATCCTTTATATCAGTCAGATGTTTGCCAATACCTACATGCCTTTGGCACCCGATTTGGGCGATAACTACCACGTGTGGATAGCCCGTTATGGCGAATATAAGCCCAACTTCAAATTGGCTTACTGGCAGTTGAGTCCTGATGGCAAGGTGCGTGGCATCCGTGGCGATGTCGATATCAACGTCTTCAATGGCTATCGCAATCAGTATGAGGACTTCCTTAAACGCCATTGCTTCTAA